Proteins co-encoded in one Kutzneria chonburiensis genomic window:
- a CDS encoding helix-turn-helix domain-containing protein, translating to MPAPQTEPTSLAAKIDKLFQVVRKPSREQYSHDEVAKACREATGESFSTTYLWQLRTGRRDNPTKRHLEALAQFFEVSPAYFFDNEQSAKIAEELELLGALRDAGVRNVALRAVTLSPAGLDTISDMIDAIARREAIRDGDSR from the coding sequence GTGCCGGCGCCCCAGACCGAGCCGACGTCACTCGCCGCGAAGATCGACAAGCTGTTCCAGGTGGTCCGCAAGCCCAGCCGCGAGCAGTACAGCCACGACGAGGTGGCCAAGGCCTGCCGCGAGGCCACCGGGGAGAGTTTCTCGACCACCTACCTGTGGCAGCTGCGCACCGGCCGCCGGGACAACCCGACCAAGCGCCACCTGGAGGCGCTGGCCCAGTTCTTCGAGGTCTCCCCCGCGTACTTCTTCGACAACGAGCAGAGCGCCAAGATCGCCGAGGAGTTGGAGCTGCTCGGGGCCCTGCGGGACGCCGGAGTACGAAATGTTGCGCTGAGAGCGGTAACGCTGTCCCCCGCCGGGCTCGACACCATCAGTGACATGATCGACGCGATCGCCCGCAGGGAGGCGATCCGCGACGGGGACTCCCGCTGA
- a CDS encoding GntR family transcriptional regulator: MAVSGRDRAYDYLRNTVLADPAAQGTFLNEQDIADRIGVSRTPIREALLMLSAEELVRLVPKRGAYIPELTAGELRELIELRGVLERFAAERVLAAGTAPIDELREALADQRGKDDRTFIEADTRFHTILVRAAGNETLARTYETLRARQVVSGMVALQGASGRRESVLTEHEAIVAALAAGDPGPAREAITVHLDATLRAQLAIR, translated from the coding sequence ATGGCTGTTTCCGGGCGGGACCGCGCCTACGACTACCTGCGCAACACCGTGCTGGCCGATCCGGCGGCGCAGGGCACCTTCCTCAACGAGCAGGACATCGCCGACCGTATCGGGGTGTCGCGCACGCCGATCCGCGAGGCCCTGCTGATGCTGTCGGCCGAGGAGCTGGTGCGCCTCGTGCCCAAGCGCGGCGCCTACATCCCGGAGCTGACGGCCGGCGAGCTGCGTGAGCTGATCGAGCTGCGGGGCGTGCTCGAACGCTTCGCGGCGGAACGGGTGCTGGCCGCCGGCACGGCCCCGATCGACGAGCTGCGCGAGGCGCTGGCCGACCAAAGAGGCAAGGATGACCGCACGTTCATCGAAGCCGACACCCGGTTCCACACGATCCTGGTGCGCGCGGCCGGGAACGAGACCCTCGCCCGCACCTACGAGACGCTGCGGGCCCGACAGGTCGTCTCCGGGATGGTGGCGCTGCAAGGCGCCTCGGGGCGCCGCGAATCCGTGCTGACCGAACACGAGGCGATCGTGGCGGCGCTGGCCGCCGGCGACCCCGGCCCGGCCCGCGAGGCGATCACCGTCCATCTCGACGCGACTCTGCGAGCACAGCTCGCGATCCGCTGA
- a CDS encoding carbon-nitrogen hydrolase family protein gives MRIALSQFVSDTDPSVNLATIGEQTAEAARRGARVVVFPEAAMARFGIPLGGLAEPLDGPWPSAVRDIAKQHDVLIVAGMFTPSSDGRVRNTLLVTGLGVDEHYDKIHLFDAFGFAESDTVAPGSRSVTATVDGVGIGVATCYDLRFPQLFQKLARSGASVILVPASWGSGPGKREQWELLVRARALDSTSWLAACGQADPLTVDVTTKPGVPTGIGYSAVVSPLGEIRAQATDRPELLVVDIDPSEVDDARAKVPVLANARDFS, from the coding sequence GTGCGAATCGCGCTGAGCCAGTTCGTGTCCGACACCGACCCGTCGGTGAACCTCGCGACGATCGGCGAGCAGACCGCCGAGGCCGCCCGCCGCGGCGCCCGCGTCGTGGTGTTCCCCGAGGCCGCCATGGCCCGCTTCGGCATCCCGCTCGGCGGCCTCGCCGAGCCGTTGGACGGCCCGTGGCCGTCGGCCGTGCGGGACATCGCCAAGCAGCACGACGTGCTCATCGTCGCCGGCATGTTCACGCCCTCGTCGGACGGCCGCGTGCGCAACACCTTGCTCGTCACCGGCCTCGGTGTCGACGAGCACTACGACAAGATCCACCTCTTCGACGCCTTCGGCTTCGCCGAGTCCGACACCGTCGCCCCCGGTTCCCGCAGCGTCACCGCCACCGTCGACGGCGTCGGCATCGGCGTGGCGACCTGCTACGACCTCCGCTTCCCCCAGCTGTTCCAGAAGCTAGCCCGTTCCGGCGCGTCGGTGATCCTCGTGCCGGCGTCGTGGGGTTCCGGGCCGGGCAAGCGTGAGCAGTGGGAGCTGCTGGTTCGGGCCCGTGCCCTCGATTCCACCAGCTGGCTCGCCGCCTGCGGCCAGGCCGACCCTTTGACCGTCGACGTCACCACCAAGCCCGGCGTCCCCACCGGCATCGGCTACAGCGCCGTCGTGTCGCCGCTGGGCGAGATCCGTGCCCAGGCCACCGACCGGCCGGAGCTGCTCGTCGTGGACATCGATCCGTCCGAAGTGGACGATGCGCGGGCCAAGGTCCCCGTGCTGGCCAACGCCCGGGACTTCAGTTGA
- a CDS encoding pyridoxamine 5'-phosphate oxidase family protein translates to MSDLSTTGAAFAEFWRERHLCTLTTVRPDGTPHVVPVGVTLDIEAGIARVITDGNSAKARQLRAAGKLNVAACQVDGRRWSTVEGVATLNEDPQAIADAVRRYAERYRQPRVNPNRVLIEITVTRVLGNVG, encoded by the coding sequence GTGTCTGACCTGAGCACGACCGGTGCCGCTTTCGCCGAGTTCTGGCGGGAGCGGCACCTGTGCACCCTCACCACCGTCCGCCCCGACGGCACGCCGCACGTCGTGCCGGTGGGCGTCACCCTGGACATCGAGGCCGGCATCGCCCGCGTGATCACCGACGGCAACTCGGCCAAGGCCCGTCAACTCCGCGCCGCCGGCAAGCTGAACGTGGCGGCGTGCCAGGTGGACGGTCGGCGATGGTCCACTGTGGAGGGTGTGGCCACGCTCAACGAGGACCCGCAAGCGATTGCCGACGCCGTGCGCCGCTACGCCGAGCGCTACCGGCAGCCGAGGGTGAACCCGAACCGGGTCCTGATCGAGATCACCGTGACGAGGGTCCTGGGCAACGTCGGCTAG
- a CDS encoding glutamate synthase subunit beta: MADPKGFLTTPRENASHRPVDLRLTDWREVYEEFGHQRLEKQAGRCMDCGIPFCHQGCPLGNLIPEWNTLVWRQDWRDAIERLHATNNFPEFTGTLCPAPCEAACVLGINSDPVSIKRVEVEIIDRAWDEGWVTPQPPTTLTGKKVAVVGSGPAGLAAAQQLTRVGHSVVVYERADAIGGLLRYGIPEFKMEKRRLDRRLDQMRAEGTEFRTGVNVGVDITVDELRDSHDAVVLAGGATAWRDLPVPGREFTGVYQAMEYLPPANKAYAQSPINAAGKHVVVIGGGDTGADCLGTAHRQGAASVTQLEIMPQPPVTRAAQHPWPTYPMLYRVTSAHEEGGERLYSVSTAEFLGDADGNLRGLKLVEVRMDNGRFAPVEGTERELECQLVLLAMGFVGPQQEGLVTELGVDLDPRGNVARDRSFATSVDGVFVAGDMGRGQSLIVWAIAEGRSAAAAVDTYLTGRDVLPAPIRPTDRAIA, encoded by the coding sequence ATGGCTGACCCCAAGGGCTTTCTCACCACGCCGCGGGAGAACGCCAGCCACCGCCCGGTGGATCTGCGGCTGACCGACTGGCGCGAGGTGTACGAGGAGTTCGGGCACCAGCGGCTGGAGAAGCAGGCCGGCCGGTGCATGGACTGCGGGATCCCGTTCTGCCACCAGGGTTGTCCGCTGGGGAATCTCATTCCCGAGTGGAACACGTTGGTGTGGCGGCAGGACTGGCGTGACGCGATCGAGAGGCTGCACGCCACCAACAACTTCCCGGAGTTCACCGGGACGTTGTGCCCGGCGCCGTGCGAGGCGGCGTGCGTACTCGGCATCAACTCCGATCCGGTGTCCATCAAGCGGGTCGAGGTCGAGATCATCGACCGGGCCTGGGACGAGGGCTGGGTGACGCCGCAGCCGCCGACCACGTTGACCGGCAAGAAGGTCGCGGTGGTCGGCTCCGGCCCGGCCGGCCTCGCCGCCGCGCAGCAGCTCACCCGGGTCGGGCACAGCGTCGTCGTGTACGAGCGGGCCGACGCCATCGGCGGGCTGCTGCGGTACGGGATCCCCGAGTTCAAGATGGAGAAGCGGCGGCTGGACCGCCGGCTCGACCAGATGCGGGCCGAGGGCACCGAGTTCCGGACCGGCGTGAACGTCGGCGTGGACATCACGGTGGACGAGTTGCGTGATTCTCACGACGCGGTCGTTCTCGCCGGCGGCGCGACCGCGTGGCGGGACCTGCCCGTGCCCGGGCGTGAGTTCACCGGTGTGTACCAGGCGATGGAGTACCTGCCGCCGGCCAACAAGGCGTACGCGCAGTCGCCGATCAACGCCGCCGGCAAGCATGTCGTGGTGATCGGCGGCGGCGACACCGGCGCCGACTGCCTCGGCACCGCGCACCGGCAGGGCGCTGCTTCCGTGACACAGCTGGAGATCATGCCCCAGCCGCCGGTCACTCGGGCCGCTCAGCACCCGTGGCCGACCTATCCCATGCTGTACCGGGTGACGTCGGCGCACGAGGAGGGCGGCGAGCGGCTGTACTCCGTGTCCACCGCCGAGTTCCTCGGTGACGCCGACGGCAACCTTCGGGGCCTCAAGCTCGTCGAGGTGCGCATGGACAACGGCCGGTTCGCGCCGGTCGAGGGCACCGAGCGGGAGCTCGAGTGCCAGCTCGTGCTGCTGGCCATGGGTTTCGTCGGGCCGCAGCAGGAAGGCCTCGTCACCGAGCTCGGCGTCGACCTCGACCCCCGCGGCAACGTCGCCCGGGACCGGTCGTTCGCCACCAGCGTCGACGGCGTCTTCGTGGCCGGCGACATGGGCCGCGGGCAGTCGCTCATCGTGTGGGCCATCGCCGAGGGCCGCTCCGCCGCGGCGGCGGTCGACACGTACCTCACCGGCCGCGACGTCCTCCCGGCCCCCATCCGCCCGACCGACCGGGCGATAGCCTGA